One window of the Nicotiana tabacum cultivar K326 chromosome 4, ASM71507v2, whole genome shotgun sequence genome contains the following:
- the LOC107780619 gene encoding oleosin H2-like → MAEQHQRHQQQQQQQQMQVGHPTEAIKSLLPQRGPSKSQVLAVVTLFPVGGALLCLAGLTLAGTLIGLAVATPVFLLFSPVLVPAALTIALAVTGFLTSGAFGITALSSLSWIINYMRRITGPAAEQMEHAKRRVQDTAGHMGQRGGQKIQETART, encoded by the coding sequence ATGGCTGAGCAACACCAGCGCCAccagcaacagcagcagcagcagcagatgCAAGTGGGCCACCCGACGGAGGCAATCAAGAGCCTTCTTCCTCAAAGGGGTCCCTCTAAATCCCAAGTCCTTGCTGTCGTCACTCTCTTCCCTGTTGGTGGGGCCCTCCTCTGCCTTGCTGGACTGACGCTCGCCGGAACTCTGATCGGGCTTGCAGTCGCTACGCCGGTTTTCTTACTGTTCAGCCCGGTTTTGGTCCCCGCTGCCCTGACAATCGCGTTGGCCGTCACTGGATTCTTGACTTCCGGCGCCTTTGGAATAACGGCGCTGTCGTCGCTCTCGTGGATCATTAACTATATGAGGAGAATCACAGGTCCAGCAGCAGAGCAGATGGAGCATGCAAAGCGGAGGGTGCAGGACACTGCTGGTCATATGGGACAGAGAGGTGGACAGAAGATTCAAGAAACTGCTAGAACTTGA